Within bacterium, the genomic segment GAGGCCTTCGCCGGCCGCGACCTCGCGCCGCCGGCCGCTGCGGCGGGCGGGCCGGACCGCCGACCCGACTGGGGCGATCGCGTCGGGCACGCCGATGCGGCCGAGCACGTGCGCGACTACTACCGGACGCTGCTCGCCGTCGACGAGGGGGTCGGCACGATCCTGGCGGCCCTGGAGGAGCGGGGCATCCTCGACGAGACCATCGTGGTGTACACGGGGGACAACGGCTACCTGCTCGGCGAGCACGGCGGCCTGTGGGACAAGCGGGCGGCGTACGAGGCGTCGATCCGGGTCCCGCTGCTGATGCGGTACCCGGCCCTGGCGCAGGGCGCCGTCGCCGACGCCCTCGTCCTCAACGTCGACATCGCCCCGTCGCTGCTCGACCTGGCCGGAGTCGCGCCGCCGCCCACCATGCAGGGCGCGAGCTGGCGCGGCGTCCTCGCCGGCGAGCCGGGCCGCGACGCCTTCCTCTACGAGTACTTCCGGGAGATCGGCCAGGTGCCGACCATCCTCGCCGTCCGCACGCGCGACTGGAAGCTGGTGACGTATCCGGAGAATCCGGAGCTGGGCGGCGAGCTCTACGACCTGCGCGGCGATCCCGGCGAGCTCGTCGATCTCTGGGGCGCGCGGGACCACGCCGCCACGCGGGCGCGACTCGAGGAGCGCCTGCGCGCCGAATGCGAGGCCACGGGATACCCGGTCCGCTGAGGCGGCCCGCTCAGGAGAAGTCGGCGGCGGGTCCGGAGACGGACCCGTCTTCGTCGTCCAGGCTCACGGCGAGGTCGTGCCAGGCCAGGGCCATGGCCGCCCGCGCCACGGGGTCGCGCTCGGTGTAGGCGCGCTCGCGGCGCACCGGGTCGAGGGGCAGCGCGTGCAGCAGCACGTCGGCGAGCCGGCCGAGGGCGGCCTGCTCGGGCGCGATGTCCCAGTCGCCCGAGGTGCGCTCGTGCAGGGCGGCGATGAGGCGTTCGCGCAGGGCCGTGGCGGCCTCGCCCCGCACGTCGGGCTCGCTCAGGAGCGTGGCGTCGACCCGGCGGTAGAGCCGCCCGCTGGGCACCTCGGCCATCTCGACCCGGGCCAGGGCCAGCAGCAGGATGAGCCACCGGCCGTCGGGCAGCTCCTCGGTCTGGAGGATCTCGGTCAGGGTGCCCACTTCGGGCAGCGACGGGCCGGATTCCACGCGCGGGCCGTCGGGCCGGTACGGGGCCATGACCAGGCGGCCGGGGCCGTCCATCATGTCCTGGATCATCTGGCGGTAGCGGGTCTCGAAGAT encodes:
- a CDS encoding sulfatase, with translation MTRRIRLNLGLLGLAALLAALLAAGCGGDEAADRPSGRAAERTAAHAAPARPNIVLIVTDDHRADALGAAGHPDLRTPNLDRLAAEGVRFTNAFVTTSLCSPSRASILTGQWAHSHGVVANETADPPADLPTVATELQRAGYRTAFIGKWHMLRKATPRPGFDTWQSFTGQGDYFRNTWYDDGEWRLSHEYVTDEISRRAAAHIAAAGPEPFLLIVSHKAVHEPFFPAERHREAFAGRDLAPPAAAAGGPDRRPDWGDRVGHADAAEHVRDYYRTLLAVDEGVGTILAALEERGILDETIVVYTGDNGYLLGEHGGLWDKRAAYEASIRVPLLMRYPALAQGAVADALVLNVDIAPSLLDLAGVAPPPTMQGASWRGVLAGEPGRDAFLYEYFREIGQVPTILAVRTRDWKLVTYPENPELGGELYDLRGDPGELVDLWGARDHAATRARLEERLRAECEATGYPVR
- a CDS encoding LON peptidase substrate-binding domain-containing protein, whose translation is MQSSPSPVMAAVPVFPLPDYHLFPGTVAPLHIFETRYRQMIQDMMDGPGRLVMAPYRPDGPRVESGPSLPEVGTLTEILQTEELPDGRWLILLLALARVEMAEVPSGRLYRRVDATLLSEPDVRGEAATALRERLIAALHERTSGDWDIAPEQAALGRLADVLLHALPLDPVRRERAYTERDPVARAAMALAWHDLAVSLDDEDGSVSGPAADFS